From Phaenicophaeus curvirostris isolate KB17595 chromosome 2, BPBGC_Pcur_1.0, whole genome shotgun sequence:
ACTCAGTGAAACTCACCTTTTTTATAGGCACATCCTTGACAATAGTGAGATCCAGGCTGATGGACAGAACTCTTGCAAATCCGGCATATTGCAAATTTGTTCTTTCCATAAGGATCAAACCTGGGAAAAAggagaagtattttatttacacACCTTAAAATAAAGTACTTCCTCTGCCTCATCCTAAAATGTCTAAGCTAGAGGGCATAGACAGAAATACCCACAAAGCCTGTAACTTAGAAAAGGGACATAAAAGGACTAATTGTATCAGGCTGCACAGTCTACACAGAAGTTTCCTCTTTCCCCATTAAGAGAGATTTCTTGCATTATGGACACAACCTtaacaaaagcagaattaaatGTGGGAGTTTATTAACATACTATACTATAGTAAACTTAAATGCCTTCTAGCAGCACCTTGCCTCTTTCTACAACAGAACAGCCCCCAAGCATTAGGGAAATGCTCAAGAGATTGTACAGGCAatctcagcacagaaaataagCCTTCCCAGATCCTCTCCTGACAAAAGCATCAAACCCTAGCAATTTGTGAGAGAattgaagtaaaatatttgcacGCGCTCTATGATTCAGCACCCATGAAATATGTATGGACATACTTTTATCAGATGTCATGCCCACTACAATTACTTTAGTGTATATTGGAGAAGTTTTGAGCAGTTGCCAAGACACACAGTACACAGGCCTCAGTTTTAGCCAAAATCAGTATTAAATACTAACCTTGCCTTCTTTGAGGTCAAtgccttgttttcatttaacttGCGGCCACcactttctgcaaagaaaataaaatcacaaaccAGTAACTTTCCCAGTTCCAAGCATGCCTAAAAAAGCTTAGTTTACAGCTTTTACATGTGTGAAAATAAAGTCACAAACACAGATAAAACATATAGCACAGCATTAAAGCACAGAACAGAATACTTTATACAGTGTTCCATTTGCATATTGTCACTCCATACAAGGAGGAACAAAACAGTCAAGTTCAGTCCTGAAGAGTTTGGAGTCAATAAATTCCCAATGCATTAAATCAGCACGGAAGGAGTTGCAGAGATTAAAAATTAACCTGATCAACTATTTCAAATTTTAACTTTATGACCATAAGACAGCTCAGGTGCCCAACAGTCTTTTAGGtacctgaaaaaaatcataggatcactaggttgaaaagaCCATTGACATCATCGAATGTAACCATACCTGTTCAGTACTAGACCATATCCTTGAACACCttatctacccgtcttttaaatacctccagagatggtgactcaaccacctccctgggcagcctgtgccagtgcccaataactctttcagtgaagaaatttttcctaatgtcaaatcTGAATCTCCCTTGGCATAACTTGAGCCCATTCCctgtcatcctatcacctatcatatgcaagaagagaccaacacccaccacaacctcctttcaggtagctgtagacagtaataagatctcccctcagcctcccttcctctaggctaaacaacgcAGTTCCCTCACCCATTAGTCGTGAGACTTACTCTCCAGGCCCTCCACCAAGCTGATAAAAGAAGTGGTTACTATTACAGAAAGTGGAAtactttttatttaagctaaagtttcatctaagtaattggtttttttcttagttagacaaaatgtccctctgatagcatgttttctttcaaacagcgTCTTTCCAGACACTGGTCATTCTTTGTATATGATA
This genomic window contains:
- the CRIPT gene encoding cysteine-rich PDZ-binding protein, with amino-acid sequence MVCEKCEKKLGTVITPDTWKDGARNTTESGGRKLNENKALTSKKARFDPYGKNKFAICRICKSSVHQPGSHYCQGCAYKKGICSMCGKKVLDTKNYKQTSV